The Metabacillus litoralis genome contains a region encoding:
- a CDS encoding DUF72 domain-containing protein, with protein MTSIQIGLTGWGDHESLYTGLNTTNKLQEYAAHFPTVEIDSCFYAVQPERNMEKWVKDTPKGFQFIAKAYQGMTGHLRGEIPFDNKSDMFSAYIKSIQPLKNANKLAMVLFQFPPWFSCNKENVAYLKWCREKMGDTEVALEFRNRSWFSSSYYDKTLQFMEDEKWIHSIVDEPQAGERSIPTVLKPTTPHKTLIRLHGRNVYGWNKPANGDNWRDVRYLYRYNEEELLEWKDHLAEIQHRTETTYMLFNNNSGGDAADNAKMMINLLNLHYTGLAEKQLSLFQDNNEGM; from the coding sequence TTGACAAGCATTCAAATAGGTTTAACTGGATGGGGAGATCATGAATCCCTTTATACTGGTTTGAATACAACGAATAAATTACAAGAATATGCTGCACATTTTCCAACTGTTGAAATTGATTCATGTTTTTATGCTGTCCAGCCGGAACGTAATATGGAAAAGTGGGTAAAAGATACACCAAAGGGGTTTCAGTTTATAGCAAAAGCTTATCAAGGAATGACAGGACATCTTCGCGGAGAAATTCCCTTTGATAACAAATCTGATATGTTTTCAGCATACATAAAATCGATTCAACCATTAAAAAATGCAAATAAATTAGCTATGGTATTATTCCAATTTCCCCCTTGGTTTTCATGTAACAAAGAAAATGTAGCATACTTAAAATGGTGCAGAGAAAAAATGGGAGATACAGAGGTTGCATTAGAATTTCGCAACCGCTCGTGGTTTTCTTCTAGTTATTATGATAAAACCTTACAGTTTATGGAGGATGAGAAATGGATTCATAGTATTGTGGACGAACCTCAGGCTGGTGAAAGATCGATTCCCACCGTTCTAAAACCAACTACTCCTCATAAAACACTTATCCGTCTCCATGGAAGAAATGTATATGGATGGAATAAGCCGGCTAATGGAGATAATTGGCGAGATGTTCGATATTTGTATCGATATAATGAAGAAGAGTTATTAGAGTGGAAAGACCATTTAGCTGAGATACAACATAGAACAGAAACAACATATATGCTCTTTAATAACAACTCAGGTGGAGATGCTGCAGATAATGCAAAGATGATGATAAATCTACTAAATCTTCATTATACAGGCTTAGCTGAAAAACAATTAAGTTTGTTTCAAGATAATAATGAGGGCATGTAA